In Lotus japonicus ecotype B-129 chromosome 5, LjGifu_v1.2, one genomic interval encodes:
- the LOC130721315 gene encoding uncharacterized protein LOC130721315, whose protein sequence is MNSNSKPKPKQPSPIRVFGQRSVASTFHSINARDSEPAVRNQASRKNDSARASLSHFLDRKLPKSPLPPQTVPRKSTPFASPLGLRIPLGEHSGNVKQHEGERNGAGDDDKVIFERFKHTGEEEEKEGGGEDLVSPFGVDEMENPVVDDIQELRKRKNPFEGGNENQNAQKHVVVLGGESKLKPKGQMGKDSSNKKPRPLYNHYANGRGWWDHDMEGVDNEALGFTEVWEGVGSTTLGGIVDWH, encoded by the exons ATGAACTCAAACTCAAAGCCGAAACCAAAGCAACCCTCGCCGATTAGGGTTTTCGGGCAACGATCCGTTGCTTCAACCTTCCACTCAATCAA CGCTCGCGATTCTGAACCAGCTGTCAGAAATCAAGCTTCACGCAAGAACGATTCCGCGCGTGCTTCGCTCTCGCACTTCCTCGATCGCAAGCTCCCAAAATCTCCCCTACCTCCTCAAACTGTTCCG aggAAATCGACGCCCTTTGCATCGCCTTTGGGTTTAAGAATACCTTTGGGTGAGCATTCTGGGAATGTCAAGCAACATGAAGGAGAGAGAAATGGTGCCGGTGACGACGATAAGGTCATTTTTGAAAGGTTCAAACATactggagaagaagaagagaaggaagGGGGAGGAGAAGACTTGGTTAGTCCATTTGGTGTTGATGAGATGGAAAATCCAGTGGTAGATGATATTCAAGaattgaggaaaaggaaaaaccCTTTTGAAG gtggaaatgaaaacCAAAATGCCCAAAAGCATGTGGTAGTTCTTGGGGGTGAATCAAAGTTGAAGCCAAAAGGACAGATGGGAAAAGATTCTAGCAACAAGAAGCCAAGACCTCTCTATAATCACT ATGCAAATGGTCGCGGCTGGTGGGACCACGATATGGAAGGTGTTGATAATGAGGCATTAGGCTTCACTGAAGTATGGGAGGGGGTGGGATCTACCACACTTGGAGGTATAGTGGATTGGCATTGA